The following coding sequences are from one Capsicum annuum cultivar UCD-10X-F1 chromosome 3, UCD10Xv1.1, whole genome shotgun sequence window:
- the LOC107862760 gene encoding ABC transporter G family member 11: protein MMRNSSTSTTSAANDAMMEIEANKPQGHGIVVGGLSPLSETLWKEKTNTEFIGDVSARLAWKDLTVMVTLNSGETQNVLEGLTGYAEPGTFTALMGPSGSGKSTLLDALSGRLASNAFLSGRVLLNGRKANLSFGTAAYVTQDDTLIGTLTVRETISYSAQLRLPDRMPWLEKRTLIESTIIEMGLQDCADTVIGNWHLRGISGGEKRRVSIALEILMRPRLLFLDEPTSGLDSASAFFVTQTLRGLSRDGRTVIASIHQPSSEVFELFDRLYLLSGGKTVYFGQASEAYEFFAQAGFPCPALRNPSDHFLRCINSDFDKVKATLKGSMKLRFESNEDPLDKTTTAEAIRILVDYYRRSQYSYSANERVEEMSKVKGTVLDSGGSQASFFMQAYTLTKRSFINMSRDFGYYWLRLVIYLVVTICIGTIYLNVGTGYSSILARGACASFVFGFVTFMSIGGFPSFVEDMKVFQRERMNGHYGVSAFVVSNTLSAMPFLILITFLSGTVCYFMVRLHPGFTHYLFFVVCLYASVTVVESLMMVIASVVPNFLMGIIIGAGIQGIFMLVSGYFRLPNDIPKPFWRYPMSYLSFHFWALQGQYQNDLMGLVFDNSSPDLPKIPGEFILEQIFQIDLNRSKWVDVSVIFIMIVTYRIIFFIMIKINEDVTPWIRGYIARRKMQQKNGNQKQTIAPYGLTQSPSLRAYVGNNGPNNNR from the exons ATGATGAGGAATTCGTCGACGTCTACAACATCAGCAGCAAATGATGCCATGATGGAAATCGAAGCGAATAAACCACAAGGTCATGGTATAGTTGTAGGTGGATTAAGTCCATTGAGCGAAACATTATGGAAGGAGAAAACAAATACGGAGTTTATTGGAGATGTTTCTGCTAGATTAGCTTGGAAAGATTTGACTGTAATGGTTACTCTTAATAGTGGAGAAACACAGAATGTTCTTGAAGGACTTACTGGTTATGCTGAACCTGGAACTTTTACTGCTTTGATGGGTCCTTCTGGTTCTGGAAAATCTACGCTTTTAGATGCCCTCTCTGGTCGACTTGCTTCTAATGCTTTTCTTTCAGGGAGAGTTTTGCTTAATGGTCGTAAAGCTAATCTCTCATTTGGTACCGCG GCATATGTGACACAAGATGATACGTTGATCGGGACATTGACAGTTAGGGAGACGATATCTTACTCTGCTCAACTACGTTTACCTGATCGGATGCCATGGTTGGAGAAACGAACGTTGATTGAGAGCACTATTATTGAAATGGGACTTCAAGATTGTGCTGATACAGTTATTGGAAACTGGCACTTGCGCGGTATTAGTGGAGGAGAAAAGAGGAGAGTTAGTATCGCGCTTGAGATTCTTATGAGGCCTAGATTGCTCTTTCTTGACGAGCCAACTAGTGGTCTTGACAG TGCTTCAGCGTTCTTTGTTACACAGACATTGCGTGGTCTGTCGAGAGATGGAAGGACTGTTATAGCTTCAATTCACCAGCCGAGCAGTGAAGTATTCGAGTTGTTTGACAGATTATATTTGCTTTCTGGAGGCAAAACAGTTTACTTTGGTCAGGCTTCTGAAGCATATGAG TTCTTTGCACAAGCTGGTTTTCCTTGTCCTGCTCTGAGAAATCCATCAGATCATTTCTTACGATGCATCAATTCTGATTTCGACAAAGTTAAGGCAACTCTAAAAGGGTCGATGAAGCTACGG TTTGAGTCCAACGAGGATCCTCTTGACAAAACGACGACAGCTGAAGCTATACGAATCCTAGTAGACTATTATCGTCGTTCTCAGTACAGTTACTCAGCTAATGAAAGGGTTGAAGAAATGTCGAAAGTT AAAGGAACAGTGCTGGATTCTGGAGGAAGTCAGGCTAGTTTCTTCATGCAGGCCTACACCTTAACTAAACGTTCCTTTATTAACATGTCAAGAGACTTTGGTTATTACTGGTTGAGGCTTGTTATATACTTGGTGGTCACGATTTGCATCGGAACTATCTATCTTAATGTGGGAACTGGTTATAGCTCCATCCTG GCAAGAGGAGCATGTGCATCGTTTGTCTTTGGATTCGTGACATTCATGTCAATTGGAGGATTCCCTTCTTTCGTCGAAGATAtgaag GTTTTTCAAAGGGAGAGGATGAATGGACATTATGGTGTCAGTGCATTTGTTGTGAGCAATACCTTATCCGCGATGCCATTTCTGATACTGATCACGTTTCTGTCTGGCACTGTCTGCTATTTCATGGTCCGGTTACACCCGGGCTTCACACACTATTTGTTCTTTGTGGTGTGCCTCTACGCCAGCGTCACTGTTGTCGAAAGCTTGATGATGGTTATAGCTAGTGTTGTCCCTAATTTCCTCATGGGAATCATTATAGGTGCTGGAATTCAG GGAATATTCATGCTAGTCTCTGGATACTTTAGACTCCCCAATGACATCCCAAAACCTTTCTGGCGTTATCCTATGTCTTACCTCAGTTTCCACTTCTGGGCACTACAG GGACAATATCAAAACGATTTGATGGGGTTGGTGTTTGATAACTCGAGTCCTGATCTTCCCAAAATCCCGGGTGAATTCATACTAGAGCAAATATTCCAAATCGACCTAAACAGATCAAAATGGGTAGATGTAAGTGTGATCTTCATCATGATAGTAACCTATCGGATAATATTCTTCATCATGATCAAGATCAACGAGGATGTCACGCCGTGGATCAGAGGTTACATTGCCAGAAGAAAAATGCAGCAGAAGAATGGGAATCAAAAACAGACTATTGCTCCTTATGGTCTCACTCAATCACCCTCTCTAAGGGCCTATGTTGGAAACAATGGACCAAATAACAATAGGTAA